From the genome of Nocardia mangyaensis:
GCCGGGCCAGCCCTTCGACGCGCTGTTCGCGAAGCTGGTCGACTACGTGGGCTTCACGCCGCTCAACAATGTCGGCGGTGGACCGGGCATCTCGGTGCCGCACGGTCTGCTGCCGGCCGGGCTGCCCGGTTCGGTGCAGCTCGCGGCACGCCGGGGCGATGAACGGACCCTGCTCGACCTGGCCTACCAGCTGGAAGGGGCGAGCCCGTTCCCGCGGATCGTTGACCGACCGGCCGCCGCGGGCGCCGCCTGATCAGTTCTGACGCGTCGCGACGTTGATCGGGCGTAGCCGTCCGGGGCTGGTGGTTCCGGCCTCGAACGCCCAATGCTCGCCCCGCCAGCCGGGAAAGTCGACCTGCCAGCGGTCGACCAGGCGCGCGTCCTCGAGCGAGGTGACCACACCGGCCGATCCGGTGTACTGCAACCGCTCGTACTTGTGGCGGGTGATGGTCTCGACCGTGGCGACGGTGGCGAGGGAAGGCATGGGTGGTTGACCTCCGGAGATCGTGGGAACGGCGGCGTGACGAGGGCGCTGACCGGGCCGGGCCCGGGGCGCTGCGGTGGCGCGTCACCGCTCGATTCCGAGTATGCCGTGCACCGCGATACCTCGCGCAGGTTTTGAAAATCCGATTCTTCGGATTAACGGCTACCTGTTCATCGCATCGTGCAGCCGGACCGAATGGTTACGGTCACCAGTTCGGGCGGACCCGACCGGGGACGACGACCTGGGCCAGGGAGCGGCCGAGTTCGGTGACGGCGGCGGCGCCGAGAGTGTCGGTCCAGTGCTGCGCGAACTCCGCCAGCGCGGCATCCGCGGCGCGCGTGCACGCCCAGCCGCGGCCAGTGAGGGTGATCAGGCGGGCGCGGGCGTCGCGTGGATGGGGATTGCGGTCGGCGTAGCCCCTGGTGACCAGGTCGTCGACCAATTGGCTGGCCGCCTGTTTGGTGACACCCAGATGCTCGGCGATCTCGCCGATGGTGGCGCCCTCGGGGGCCATGCGCACGAAGGCGAATCCGTGCGCGGGCCTCCGTTCCGCCGACGCGCAGGTGCATCAGGTGCACAACGCGCGGTTCACCTCGCTGATCCGTCCGGCCACGGGCAGCGCGCAGCTGTGCTTGTGGCAGACGGAGGTCACGGCCGGGGCCGGGGTGCCACATCGCATCCGCGGGGAGGAGGCTTTCGTGTTGCTCTCGGGCGAAGTGACGATCACCATCGACGGCGAGTTCGCGGTCCTGCGGCCGGGCGATGCGGCAGTGGCCCCGGCGGATTCGATGATCGCGCTCACCAACGCGGCTGCCGAGCCCGCGGTCCTGCTCGTCGCCGTTCGTGCCGGATTCGTCGCCGAACTGCCCGATGGGACCACTTTCGTTCCGCCCTGGGCATCCTGAGCCGTCTCGCCCCCTTTTTCCGGGGACTGAACTTGTAAGTTCGGCTCGCCTAACAATATAATTCCGGGATGAAGGTTGGGTTCCATCGGTCATCCGCGTCGGGTCGGCGCCGGGTGTTCGCGGCGTGTGTTCTGAGTGTCCTGGCGTTCGCGCTCACCGCTTGCGGTGGGGTCGCGGCGCGCGACGATGATCGCAAGGTGGTGCTCACCACCTTCACCGTGCTCGCCGATATGGCCCGCAATGTCGCAGGCGAGCATCTACGGGTCGAATCGATCACCAAGGTCGGCGCCGAGATCCACGGCTACGAGCCGACCCCGGGCGATATCAAGAAGGCCGCCAAGGCCGATCTGATCCTGGACAACGGGTTGAACCTGGAGGCCTGGTTCGCCCAGTTCGTCGCCGATCTGGATGTGCCGCATGTCGTGGTGTCCGAGGGCATCACCCCGATGGACATCGGCGAGGACGCCTACCGGGGCAAGCCGAACCCGCACGCCTGGATGTCGCCGGTGAACGCGCAGATCTACGTCGACAACACGGCCCGCGCGTTCAGCGACCTCGACCCCGGCAACGCCGAGGCGTACCGCGCCAACGCCGAGGCCTACAAGACCCAGCTCGGCGCCGTCCGCGACGACCTGGTCTCGGCGGTCAGCGCGCTGCCCGCCGATCAGCGCGCCCTGGTGACCTGCGAAGGCGCGTTCTCCTACCTCGCGCGTGACGCCGGGCTCACCGAGAAGTACATCTGGCCGGTCAACGCCGAACAGCAGGCCACCCCGCAGCAGATCGGCTCGGTCATCGACTTCGTGCGCCAGCGGGGCGTGCCCGCCGTGTTCTGCGAATCGACGGTCTCC
Proteins encoded in this window:
- a CDS encoding metal ABC transporter substrate-binding protein — encoded protein: MKVGFHRSSASGRRRVFAACVLSVLAFALTACGGVAARDDDRKVVLTTFTVLADMARNVAGEHLRVESITKVGAEIHGYEPTPGDIKKAAKADLILDNGLNLEAWFAQFVADLDVPHVVVSEGITPMDIGEDAYRGKPNPHAWMSPVNAQIYVDNTARAFSDLDPGNAEAYRANAEAYKTQLGAVRDDLVSAVSALPADQRALVTCEGAFSYLARDAGLTEKYIWPVNAEQQATPQQIGSVIDFVRQRGVPAVFCESTVSDAPMQRVVEATSARFGGVLYVDSLSEADGPVPTYLDLIRHDATTIATALAGASR
- a CDS encoding MarR family winged helix-turn-helix transcriptional regulator — translated: MAPEGATIGEIAEHLGVTKQAASQLVDDLVTRGYADRNPHPRDARARLITLTGRGWACTRAADAALAEFAQHWTDTLGAAAVTELGRSLAQVVVPGRVRPNW
- a CDS encoding cupin domain-containing protein encodes the protein MRTKANPCAGLRSADAQVHQVHNARFTSLIRPATGSAQLCLWQTEVTAGAGVPHRIRGEEAFVLLSGEVTITIDGEFAVLRPGDAAVAPADSMIALTNAAAEPAVLLVAVRAGFVAELPDGTTFVPPWAS